taaagtggtgatcctaactgatgtAAAACGGAaattttactctgattaaatgtctggaattgtgaaaactgagtttaaatgtatttggctaaggtgtatgtaaacttcaactgtgtgtgtgtgtgtgtgtgtgtgtccgacaTCGCTCTCCTTAAGAAAAATgtattccattcttttacttttacatttgcgtgtactgctctgttggagctaggaacccaagcatttcgctaaacccacaataacatctgctaaacacgtgtatgcaacaaataaaattagatttgctCCCAACATCTAAGTAGGTATATCTAGCCGTATGATAACACACTGATTGAATGGCTTGTCCTGCACTTTGTGAAACCCCAGAGTGCATCCAGGTGACATACAAAAATGTATACATGCATGACTGTTTGTTTGGCCCCAGCGGGAATCAAACTCATAACCCCTGGCGTTGCAAACGCTATGCTCTTACCGACTGAGTCACACAGGACCAAGACAAGAACGAGGGGTATCGGGGACACCCCAAATTGCCAATCTTGGACTATTCACGTTGAGAATAAGGCTTTCTGATTCATCCTAGTGAAGGCTTAAGATATGGATGCAGTTTATCTTTACCCTCTATTGTATGAAAACCAGCCACACAAGCATTTGTCCACTTCCACTCATCATAGCAAACAGGTGATAAAATAAATATACAAACCAGCTCGGGACAGGAAAAGCGACATGGCCCCTGACCCGGAGCCTGACTCCAACACACAGTCTCCCTCTGTGACGTCCATCATCATCAGCATCATACTGGCATcctggagagaggaagaaagaagagagtgtgaaagagacaGAAAAACTCATAGGATATAAGTCTTTCCTACAATGAGCTGTTGTAGCTTAGTATGTATTGTGCAGTTAAAGTATAATCTCTGATATCAAATCATGTAATTTTTGATTCCACAAGCCAAGCCAACACAGTCAAGACTATACCATTGCGCTGGTGATAGCACTGCATGCACTCTCCATAAGCAACAATAATACTGCTCAGTAGCATGATGTATTCTGGGAAAAAAAAGGTTATGCCTCTTCCAGTGCCAGTGCTACATACAATACCTTTGGATAGGCGATTGCCGGCCCCCTCTTCATATAAAGCACGTATTCCTCCAGGTTGGGCCGCCGTATAAGGATGGGTGTCCCGTGGATGGTCCGAATGAAGTCTCCTGCGTGGCGGCCGACGATGTCACTGTGTCCGATGGTGCCCCAACTGCTCTGGAGACGTTGCCCATCCTGCAGCTGAAACATCTTCCTAAACTCCACGCGGCCCTTCTTCCGGTACTCCGCCAACAGCAGTTCCCCAAAAGTGAGTAAATGCTCCCCGGGAAGAAGGGTGGGAGTCATAGGAGTCACGTATCCCTCCTCTTGTGAAGAATGTGTTACCTCTCTGAGAATCAGGCAACCATTTGGCTCTAGTTTTGGCTCTAGTACTGTGTCATCAATGACAGTACCctcctctttttcttctctcgGTCTAACTGTGTCATGTCCTATGTGCACCTGTGGTGCTGCACTTTCTACTTCTCCTTGTGAGCTGTGGGTCTTAGTCTCAGTCACCGAGGCTGCTGAAGTGTTGTGGTCTTTTTGAACCCCAACCCCATCAGGTTCCCCCTGTTCCACTTCCgggttctcctcctctctcagcgCCAAAAATTCTGGGGCTAGTGAGTCCTGAGGCAAAAGGCGGCTAATCCTCTCCAAGGGTGAGAGTGGTCGCCTTTTACCAAACAAACCTCTTCCCTGGGTGTGCATAGGGGTTAGAGTCGGAGGTGAGGGGTCAAGGTTGTCTGTTGTTTTGCTCCCGTTCTCAttttcccctttctcccccttagGATCAGTCCCAAAGCTCCTTGTGTACAGTGTACATGTAGGGAGTCGACTTTTGGGAAAGATCTGCCTGTATCCCTGCTGGCCAATGCAGGTGACACATATCCGCACCAGTCTTTGTGTGAAAAGAGACCCACCTAACTGGAATCCAACAGACATCAGTGCGAAGTGGAGTAAAACTGTGTGTGCTGAATTGGTACCATGTAGACAGTGTTTTCATGACACCAGCATGTTGCATTCAGTGTTCAATGCTTTTTCAAATCACAAAGTGACACTTGACAAGTGACATATGATGCTGACAGTGACTCGATTTCACAACGAACTTTGATGGAGAATAATAACCCACATTTGAAAAGTCCGGTCCTTCACAAATGAGAGAAGGCAGAGACGACAGTaattataaatatacagtatactatacatTTACATCAAGAATCATGAACAAAATTGACAGCGCGTTTACATTTCAGGAGGTAATGGCACATAGCGTACAGAAGACGTTGTACATAGATCacctatttttttttaatgtcatTAACTTACCGTTTCGGTCCTTGCCCGTTGCTTTACACTGTGGATGTCGCCATGCTGGAAAACGCATGTGTTCTACGTCAATGCAAAGCGACAGACCACGGATGCCATACTTTCTATTTACCACTAGATGGTGCTGATTAAATAATTATTTCCTGGCGATAAAATGCACATGTCCTCTCCAAAAAGTGATGTACTCAGTTGCTAATGTTTACAATAAAAAGGGCATGCCACCATGCAAAAGAGAAATAAAAAGGTAATGTCATGCCACCATGCAAAAGAGAAATAAAAAGGTAATGTCATGCCACCATGCAAAGGAGAAATAAAAAGGTAACGTCATGCCACCATGCAAAGGAGAAATAAAAAGGTAATGTCATGCCACCATGCAAAAGAGAAATAAAAAGGTAATGTCATGCCACCATGCAAAGGAGAAATAAAAAGGTAACGTCATGCCACCATGCAAAAGAGAAATAAAAAGGTAATGTCATGCCACCATGCAAAGGAGAAATAAAAAGGTAACGTCATGCCACCATGCAAAAGAGAAATAAAAAGGGAATGTCATGCCACCATGCAAAGGAGAAATAAAAAGGTAATGTCATGCCGACATCCAAAAGAGAAACAATTGCTATGGCATCCACGCATAATTTGTTGCTCTTTGCACGGTAGTTGGCAACTATAATACTGCCACAGATAGACCTATACATTTCTTTGAGACATTAATTTGTCTCTAGTTGAACTCGTTTAATAATTGAACTAATAGCCAGAGCCACTTCAAGGTATCAAAGACATAGACTGTTTACTTTTCATACGGATTTAGACACCTGGGCTTCGTTGAACGACTGGTTGAAAAACTGGCAGCTGGGTTCTTCTTCTTCGATTATGTTTAAAAGCGGTTGGCACCcaatatgttgcattaccgcTAACAACTAGAATGGAGAACAACTCCATTATTCTTTgcttgaaaaaataaataaataccctaCCACCTATTCTAACACTACactcacaaaaaaaaatgtttttataaaaaTAACACCACCCTACTACACTATTTAAATCTATTTAGTCCTACCTCAGACAAACaacctgaaaggatgggacaccaccacCTCATACACCCTataactcttctgatgtcaagtctcgCACACCAAAATACCTCTCTGCAGTTGCCGCCAGAACCTCAATTTTCTGCAACCTAcgttccatccctgcagtacagttgataaccattgctataaatTCTAAAAATCCAGTCTTACTGAAACATATCACTtgttggcctatccctctgtactggtacagatctactactcataccactcctctcaggatccctcccccttgatccatcttcctctactttcttcactgcctcagcatatgacaacttctgcaTTACTCTAtccctggaaacctcaacctgcctctctcgcacgGGACATTTCAGATCCCCTGGCCCCATCggcacccctacaattaacacataccactactttccccaatgATACACATTCCTTTATCTCATGCCcatctgcacacttctcacacctaggatcCTCCCTCCTACATGTtgctgccacatgcccataagcttgacatCTGTAACAACGTAATGTATTTGGCACAAAAGCTTGTACAGGATAACTTACATATCCTTACATCACTGTCAGGCAaagactcaacatcaaaactcaaaagaacagacaatgacCCTTCTGTTTCACCAGTCTCACCACCCTGCCTGCGTCGCACCAAACGACGAGCATCACAAACCCGGAATCTTCCCCTTCAGTTCAACTTTTACATGTACTGCTACcccagtaatcactcctttcaatggtgCCCTTTTCTTGAGAGCAAAACAATTCACATTTCACAATTCCTTCTGTCCCAGACTCATCTTTATCCTGACCCTCGGTGCAAGCCTCGGGCTCTGAGAACTTCACCACACCTACCACCTCCAATAAGCCGCCCTCATTCACACCCTCATTCACATCCATTTATCCTCCTGTCTTCAGCTCGctctgcttacactttctaccattcttctttaaCAAACATCTCCCTTTTCCTCGCCATTTTTAACTGCCTCAAGGTCACCGTCTTCCTCCCGCTCTCTCGTAGACCTCCTCTGGGAGCAGGGTTGCCAGGTCAAGCTCATATTTCTTGCCCAATTACTACGCAAAACCCACCCAAAAGGCCTGAAAACTTGTCCTCCAAAAATGTCACAGCAAGAGAGGAGTTGCCACATTTATACAATAAAGCatttttccataaagttttttGAGTCAATTAAGGAGTATCGTAATAACAACGTTAGAAGCAAAATTTGTTTTTACTCAAAGTAATAATTATTGCAAGCTATGTGTGACATGACGTAATAAAGGAATATGAATATGTCACAAGATAAAAGATAATTAACCCTTATTAAACTCACCAGATCATTTTCCATCAATGGATATCAATTTAACTTGTTTGACTGCTATGATTAAGCAATatgattaagcaataaggcacaggggttatggtatgtggccaatataccgtacagtggcaattttagcatgtaaatcttttTTTTAATGTATGCCAGCAAagtcactacacaacactaaataatacactcattgcactataatggtgataAACGGtgtccacaaactgttagggcctacataaagctgtcccaacagcagagatttattttcagcaccatggagtgaatccttaccaccactacacctggctatcagcgaaacagttaattcagtcTCTTTTTCAgccttcctttaaaaaaaaacatagctgatatggctgacttgctttattaaacaaatgtggtttctactgacaatttaGATGTACAAACCATGGCATAATGGAACGATGAGCAGATAATAGGCTATCTGTAATTTCGATAAATACATTCATGAGTGAGCTAAAATGGACGTAgtaaatataactatttgttcagcactttagAAATGGACAGCGACAGAATtgagaacatgggccgttcttacagtattctccctgtacaccaagtcagaaccatacgataaataaagggggcatataagcagacaatgaaaagtcttacaatattcaatgatgatATTTCTCTAAAACATGATAAAGGCAACacgtgcaccaccaagtcagaacagtaggctaagttctcaaatcaaatcaaatttgatttgtcacatacacatggttagcagatgttaatgtgagtgtagcgaaatgcttgttcttccagttccgacaatgcagtaataaccaacgagtaatctaaacTAAcatttccacaacaactaccttatacacacaagtgtaaagggataaagaatatgtacataaagacatatgaatgagtgatggtacagaacggcacaggcaagatgcagtagatggtatcgagtacagtatatacatatgagatgagtaatgtatggtatgtaaacatataagtggcatagtttaaagtggctagtgatacatgtgttacataaagatggcaagatacagtagatgttatagagtacagtatacacatatacatgagatgagtaatgtagggtatgtaaacagtatattaagtggcattgtttaaagtggctagtgatacatttttttacataaatttccattattaaagtgagttggagttgagtcagtatgttggcagcagccactcaatgttagtgatggttgtttaacagtcaggtggccttgagatagaagctgtttttcagtctcacgGTCCATGCTTtgttgcacctgtactgacctcaccttctggatgatagcgaggtgaacaggcagtggctcgggtaattgttgtccttgatgatctttatggccttcctgtgacattgggtggtgtaggtgtcctggagggcaggtagtttgcccccggtgatgcattgtgcagacctcactaccctctggaaagacttacggttgtgggtggaggagttgccgtaccaggcggcgatatagcccaacaggatgctctcgattgtttgtgagtgcttttgatgacaagccaaatttcttcagcctcctgctgctgcgccttcttcacaacgctgtctgtgtgggtggaccaattcagtctgtccgtgatgtgtacgccggggaacataaaacttactaccctctccactactgttccgtcgatgtggataggggggtgatccctctgctgtttcctgaagtccacaatcatctcctttgttttgttgagtgtgaggtaattttcctgacaccacactccgacggcactcacctcctccctgtaggccgtctcgttgttgttggtaatcaagcctatcactgtggtgtcatccgcaaacttgatgattgagttggaggcgtgcatggccacgcagtcgtgggtgaacagggagtacaggagagggctcagaaagcacccatgtggggccccagtgttgaggatcagcggggtggagatgttgttacctatcctcaccacctgcgggcggaccgtcaggaagtccagtacccagttgcacagggcggggtcgagacccagggtcttgagtttgatgacgagtttggagggtactatggtgttaaatgctgcgctgtagtcgatgaacagcattctcacataggtattcctcttgtccagatgggttagggcagtgtacagtgtggttgcgattgcgtcgtctgtagACCTATtgaggcggtaagcaaattggagtgggtctagggtgtcagatagtgtggaggtgatatggtccttgactagtctctcaaagcacttcatgatgacggaagtgagtgctacggggcggtattcgtttagctcagttaccttagctttcttgcgaacagaaacaatggtggccctcttgaagcatgtgggaacagcagactgggataaggattgattgaatatgtccgtaaacacaccagccagctagtctgcgcatgctctgaggacgcggctgggaatgccgtctgggcctgcacccttgcgagggttaacacgtttaaatgttttactcacgtcagctgCAGCGAAGGAGAGTCCCCAAGTTTTGgaagcgggccgtgtcagtggcactgtattgtcctcaaagcgagcaaagaagttatttcGTCTGGGAGCAAGatatcctggtccgcgacggggctggttttgtttttgtaatccgtgattaactgtagaccctgccacatacctcttgtgtctgagccgttgaattgcaactctactttgtctctatacttgtttgattgccttgcggcgggaatagctacactgtttgtattcggtcatgtttccggtcaccttgccctggttaaaagtagtggttCGATCTTTCATTTTTGTGTGAATGCTGCCAtgaatccacggtttctggtttgggaatgttttaatagttgctgtgggtacgacatcgccaatgcactttctaatgaactcgctcaccgaatcagcgtatttgtcaatgttgttgttgtacgcaatgcggaacatatcccaatccacgtgatcgaagcagtctttgCCAtgtaaatgaactgaatcccaaaaacatttccactgcatttcagcactgccacaaaaggaccagctgacatcatatcagtgattctctcgttaacacaggtgtgagtgttgacgaggacaaggctggagatcactctgtcatgctgattgagtttgaatagcagactggaagcttcaaaaggagggtggtgcttggaaacattgttcttcctctgtcaaccatggttacccgaaaggaaacacgtgctgtcaacattgctttgcacaaaaagggcttcacagacaaggatattgctgccggTAAGATTGCAccaaaatcaaccatttattggatcatcaagaccTTCCAGGATAGTGGTTCAATCGTTGCGAAGAAGGcatcagggtgcccaagaaagtccagcaagcaccaggaccgtctcctaaagttgattcagctctgggatcggggcaccaccagtacagagcttgctcaggaatggcagcaggcaggtgtgagtgcatctgaacgcacagtgaggcgaagacttttggaggatggcctggtgtcaagaagggcagcaaagaagccacttctcttcaGGAAaagcatcagggacagactgatattctgaaaAGGTATAGGgactggactgctgaggactggagtaaagtcattttctctgatgaatcccctttccgattgtttgtggcatccggaaaaaagcttgtccggagaagacaaggtgagcgctaccatcagtcctgtgtcatgccaacagtaaagcctCCTGAGACcgttcatgtgtggggttgcttctcagccaagggagtgggctcactcacaatttttgcctaagaacacagccatgaataaaaaatggtaccaacacatcctcagagagcaacttctctcaaccatccaggaacagtttggtgacgaacaatgcctttttcagcatgatggagcaccttgccaccttgcaaaagtgataactaagtggctcggggaacaaaacatcgatattttggatccatggccaggaaactccccagaccttaatcccattgagaacttgtggtcaatcctcaagaggcaggtggacaaacaaaaacccacaaattctgacaaactccaagcattgattatacaagaatgggctgccatcagtcaggatgtggcctagaagttaattgacagcatgccagggcggattgcagacaATTTGAAAATGAAGGGTCAacatattgactctttgcatcaacttcatgtaattgtcaataaaagcctttgacacttatgaaatgcttgtaattatacttcagtattccatagtaacatctgacaaaaaaatatctaaagacactgaggcagcagactgtgaaaattcatatttgtctcattctcaaaacgttttacactttagtattactttcttagctacagtatacatatctctctGGCATTTTACATTATTAAATTATTTATGCAGCAACAtatgtaactgatgtgaaatggctaggttcactttccaacaggaaaacgaccctaagcacaccgcCAAAAACAATGCAGaagtagcttcgggacaagtctctgaatgtcctgaagtgacccagccagagcctggacttgaacccgattgaacatctctggagagacctgacaatagcagtgcagcaacgcttcccatccaatatttaagagcttgagaggatctgcagtgcagaatgggagatactccccaaatgcaggt
This genomic interval from Oncorhynchus keta strain PuntledgeMale-10-30-2019 chromosome 2, Oket_V2, whole genome shotgun sequence contains the following:
- the trmt61b gene encoding tRNA (adenine(58)-N(1))-methyltransferase, mitochondrial; amino-acid sequence: MSVGFQLGGSLFTQRLVRICVTCIGQQGYRQIFPKSRLPTCTLYTRSFGTDPKGEKGENENGSKTTDNLDPSPPTLTPMHTQGRGLFGKRRPLSPLERISRLLPQDSLAPEFLALREEENPEVEQGEPDGVGVQKDHNTSAASVTETKTHSSQGEVESAAPQVHIGHDTVRPREEKEEGTVIDDTVLEPKLEPNGCLILREVTHSSQEEGYVTPMTPTLLPGEHLLTFGELLLAEYRKKGRVEFRKMFQLQDGQRLQSSWGTIGHSDIVGRHAGDFIRTIHGTPILIRRPNLEEYVLYMKRGPAIAYPKDASMMLMMMDVTEGDCVLESGSGSGAMSLFLSRAVGSKGSVMSVEIREDHHRRAVLNYNRWCSSWILRRGEEWPDNVQFHNSDLQGASLLLAGRGFHSIALDMINPQLVLPTVTPHLHPGAVCAVYLANITQVIDLLEGLRCSALPLLCERIIEVQLRDWLLAPAIQKDGRFCRRKAPPSAGNQEEGENNKSDEEKEYTSSPEPAPYGSVPYIARPHPEQASHTAFLVKLRKSQG